GTACTTACTGGTAAATGCTTGATCATACACAACTGAATCTATACCCAGAACAAAAATAAGATTAGGAGTTTGACCCCCAAAAAGGTGAGGTTTACGGCGTATAGTTTAAAAGACATAAAACCACAATGCAAGGAGGAGTCAGAAGCAAAGCTGAGTGATCAGACACATTCAATCAGGGTAGAGGGTTATACAATGAGTGTAGTGGAATATCAGGAAAAGCTCCATACAGAGTCATGTGCATTTTTCttgaagctgagattctggatTCCTCCATGTGCCAAACCtgctggagagagaagaggatGCATCAAAGTAGGCTGCGGGGGGAGCCCAACTCTGAGTCCCAAGACCCCTGGAGGGAGCAACTGGGGTACATGAGGGAACTTGAAGACAAAACCATCACAGCCCGGTTATTACCAGAGCTGGTGCATGCTGATGTATGTTCAGCTTTTGCAATTGCCTCCCGCACCTGCAGCACAAAACCTCGGAGTAGGCCAAGCCACCCAAATCCCTACCCACAAGCCGGCTGAGTCTACTTTCCTTAAACCCTGTTACAGGcaacaccttcccctcctccccacacacttcCGACTGATGCTACTTCCCCTCCTCGGAGACACGCAGAGTCAGCTGTGGAACATGCCGCTCAAGTGGCTTTTCCCACTTGCGTCACCAGGCAGTTCCTGGCCCTCACCTACCCAAAAACAGGGAGTTGAGGAAGGGGCCTCCTGTCATTCCAATTTCATAAGCTCCACATCAAAAATTAGCGTGGCATTTGGGGGGATGATGCCGGGGTGGCCAGTGGAACCGTAGGCGTAATCTGGAGAGATGATCATCTTTGCTCTCTGCCCAACACTCATCTGTGGAaagagacagaacaaagtcaGCTGAATGCAAAACCCCAAACCAGGCGAAGGCACCTCGACAGCGCAAAGCATGTTCTAGCCGGGGCAGCTATAGCGCGCGGGCATTCTGCCCACCAGAGGAGACGTCATGCAGTGACCAGACAACAGAACAATGACCACGCTCAGGCTGCTCATGTGCTCAGACCGCTGCCCATCACGCTGACaaagtctcattgtttccttgtattctcctgtctgtctgtctctctctgttatcTTGTCTTATTCTTTGGTTGCAAGCTCTATGGGGCAGAGGCTAccttttgtttggggtttgtacATCACCTAGTGCACGGACCAGCACCTGTTCATGACTACGGCTCCTGGGCACTAGGGTAACACAGATAATAATAATTAGCCCTTGCAATGcagcccatcctcctcctcaggTTATTCCTGAGgacaaaggaggaggagaagtcacTTACCTTCGGTGAGCGCTCAGATTCCATCTTGCTCCTACTGATGGATCTAGGAGGTGACTGTGTGGGAACTAATTCCATTTAGACTAGATCACAGATGCACATGGGAATCTCCTCATTCAGAGTTAATGCACCCACAATTCTTGCAAGAAGGGAATACATTAGCTATGGGCACTAACCTTTCTGCCCAAGGTACTTCAGCATCATGGCAGATGCTCCATTCTCCGGTTAGTCAAAGACCCATAGCCTCAGATAGCGCAAGTTGGATGCCAGACTCCACAGTTCTGCAGAGGGTTGGCATAAACCATGGAGGAGATATGCACCTGTACCCAAGTGCCTGACTCAACCAGCATTACAGCCGACAACCGTTCTGCTCTGATCAGGGGCTGGGTTACAGGCATGCTGCGTGGGACATCAACCAAAGACACGGGGACTCGCACATGTGCTGTGTGGACAAAGGCAGCTAATGAAGCCTGCTGTGCCACCCACTCTGAGCTGAGATAGCTCAGTGTTCCACCCACGAGCACTCTGAAAAGCACAGCGGAAAGCCAGAAGTAAGAGAAGAATGAGACTGGGGGAAAACCTCTGACTTGACTTAGATTCCTCCTGTCACCCCTGCCTAGGCACGGACATGTTAGGACAACAGCCACAAAGGCACTCCTGTTTCACCTCCAAGCCACAGATGCCCTGGaagccccaccccagcacacaTTCCTGCTCATCACATCAGTGGAAGGTACCTGGGGTGAGATTTTCCAGAGAACCCAAGCGAGTTAGGCACCCAGCTGCTAgtgaaggtcaatgggagtttggtgcctaaatctctttggTGCTTTAGAAAATACCATCATCCTTCAGGCTACGTGTGCTGGCACAGCTGGATGGGGAAAGGAGAGCAGTGCAGAGACTGTCAAACTTGGAGGAGATGACAAAAGAACAGGGCAGACTGACACAGACTATTACAGAAAGACAGAAGACTGACAGTGAAATGGATGCAAATCTGAGTTACACACCCTGGAACAGGAGCAAGACCCAAGGCCACAGACACAGGGAATGCAACAGGAGGCGCAGGAAGTCGGAAGAGCATTTGAAAGAGGAAAGCAAAGGGCACACACTGAATATCGGCTACACGGCCTATTTTTAGATCCCGGTTAAGGCAATGCACTCAGGAGAGGAAGCAGAATAGGAGATGCCCTTCATAGGAGCTGCGAGAAGGGGAGCTCACAGACTATTTCCTCAAGATACTGGCCCGCTCTGTATTATGCAGGGACTGCTACACACAAGGTGAAGCGTGAGCCCTGCAGTCAGGATCAATAGGAAGTAAGTATCCACGTTCTACTGaaactgcagggtctcaaagggggcagggcagagcccaggaacccaaactggaatttggccaagacaaTACAGTTTGCACTCTCACGCCTACAGCGAGCCTTGGGCTCCGCTTTCCAGGGACACATTTATTGACTAtctagcatctaggagccctcatcacagaccaggaccccactgtcctaggcgctgtacaaacagaaccaacagatggcccctgccccacagggctgacAATCTAAGCATACAATGAGATGCCAGATGGATACAGACATACAGGGGGAGCCCCAAGTAAAACAGTGAGGCATTACAGGTCAGtgtgacaggcagtggtctgagcacaccagcagccagccactgtcCAGGTTTTGTAGGCACCATAgcaaagaagagttttaaggagACATTTGATGGTGGACAAtgattttgcagatgtttacaggtaGCTCTTCCCAAGCACGAGGGACAGCACGGGAGATGGTAGCCCCACTTTGCGTCTGTCTCATCAGAGAGATAGAGGCCCCCAGCACTGTGCTGGGACATTAGTTCAGTGCAGAATCATCAGGAGAGATGGCACCTATTGAGTCACTGATACTCTAGTGTCCCACTAAAGGGCTTGGCAGGCCCAACCCCACTGAGCTCATCAGATCCAGGAGGCGGTGAGGCAGAAGGTGACATTTACTCCCACACTTAAAATCCTGGATCGGGGGAAAAGAAGAGAACAGCACATGCTGCAAGCATGAGTCTCTCCCACGTCTCTGATCCTCAGCTGCTCGTCTCCAAACAGCCCTCACAACAGACACGGAGGGATACAGCAACACACCTGCGCGACCCCTTCTTCCCAGCCGCGGATCACCTCCTGCTTGCCCATCACAAACTTGAATGGCTTGTTCCTGTCGCGGGAGGAATCAAACTTTTTCCCATCCTCCAGCATACCTGAAAAGAGAAGCAATACATCAAACACGCAGCCTGGAAAAAGACCCCACGCCCCGTCAGACCAATGTGCGGTCTGAACACCCATGTGGAACAGCAGGGTCCTGGCTACCAGACACAGATACCAAATGTTGCAGTCATGGCATCAGGGAGGGCTCCCAGAAGAGGTCAGTTACTGGCCTCCAGGGGGGTGGCTTTTCAAATACAGGTGCCACCATGGGATGTACAGCCCAGATTGCAGAGCTCCCAGAGGGAAGACGTCCCCACCAAATACCACTTGCAGCTGGACCCAAGGAATTGAGTGCAACTCCAGATGCTACGTCTTCTCTAGCTGGCAATGCCAGGGGAGAAGCTAAGGTCATGGAGAGAAGAAACGTTCAGATAAAACAGGTGAATTTATCACTCCCTCCTGTGTCAGGAACAGCTTCCTGACATGTCAGGCCACATGCAATCCTCAGGAACCCAGAAGGAAGATGGGAACAACAATGATAGCGGGGAGAGAGAAGAGCCCTTCCATCTCCTGGGGCTTCTTGATGGGTCATGTCACACATCAGACCACACCATTGTTCTTGCTGGCCTGATTGCACCTTGCTCTTCACAAGGTCAAAATCCCCACTTAGTCTGTAGGAGCACAGAGAAATCTCCCCTCTCGCTTATGCCCACAGATCTGCAACCACCAATTGCCATGCCAACCAGGCACGCAAAGCTGAAAGAAACTGTGCAGTGAACGACAGGATTTCTGGCTCCTGCGCTATTAGCCCCACCCAGACAAGGGGGGAGATGGCAGGGCTTTTAAAGAACCAACACTGAACAGCACACCCACGCTGGTCTGCTGCTAGAAGCTGTAACGGAGGCTCTCGCATCAAGGTATTTCTCCTGGATCCCCAGGCTGGTTTTAGTTTGGATTTGAGCACCGAAGAACCCACAAGCTGCAGCCAGAATCAGGGACATGTTATGCTAGGTGCAGAATACGCACATCTTCTAAGGGGCCCTGTACCTAGCCCTTACTACAGTGAGCGCATTGGTACAGTACATTGCATAAAGCAAGGTTAACATCCTCGGGGCTAAATATAGTTCCTGAACACAAGCAAAGGAGGAATTTCCTCCCTTCTAGCAGTTCCCTCCCTTGCTCCTTGGAGTTTCCGTGACCTTCTTGGGGAAACTTGGGAGCTTTCACTGCCTTATACAAGCAGCAGAGCTTGTCCATTGGCCAAGTTT
This portion of the Chelonia mydas isolate rCheMyd1 chromosome 13, rCheMyd1.pri.v2, whole genome shotgun sequence genome encodes:
- the FKBP1A gene encoding peptidyl-prolyl cis-trans isomerase FKBP1A isoform X1, giving the protein MRTRSPPERSAAAAGSGGGWGSGMGVHVETIAPGDGRTFPKRGQTCVVHYTGMLEDGKKFDSSRDRNKPFKFVMGKQEVIRGWEEGVAQMSVGQRAKMIISPDYAYGSTGHPGIIPPNATLIFDVELMKLE
- the FKBP1A gene encoding peptidyl-prolyl cis-trans isomerase FKBP1A isoform X2; this translates as MGMLEDGKKFDSSRDRNKPFKFVMGKQEVIRGWEEGVAQMSVGQRAKMIISPDYAYGSTGHPGIIPPNATLIFDVELMKLE